In Sphaerospermopsis torques-reginae ITEP-024, the genomic window GAAAGAGAACCCGAATTTAAGGAATGGGCAGAAGCGGTAAAACTGCCATTACCAACTTTCCGTTATCGTCTGCACGTTGGCCGTCGGGCGAAAGATAAAATGGTGCAATCGAACCTGCGGCTGGTGGTTTCCATTGCCAAAAAATATATGAATCGTGGCTTATCCTTCCAAGACTTAATTCAAGAAGGTAGCCTGGGTTTGATTCGGGCAGCAGAAAAATTTGACCATGAGAAAGGTTATAAGTTTTCTACCTACGCTACATGGTGGATTAGACAAGCAATTACAAGAGCGATCGCTGATCAATCTCGTACTATCCGTCTACCAGTTCACCTCTACGAAACTATATCACGGATCAAGAAAACTACCAAGCTATTATCTCAAGAAATGGGTCGCAAACCTACGGAAGAAGAAATTGCGACTCGCATGGAAATGACCATTGAGAAACTGCGGTTTATTGCTAAGTCAGCCCAGTTGCCAATTTCTTTAGAAACACCCATTGGTAAAGAAGAAGATTCCCGGTTAGGCGATTTTATTGAATCTGATGGCGAAACACCAGAAGATCAAGTTTCTAAGAACTTACTCCGTGAAGACCTAGAAAAAGTCCTCGATAGTCTCAGTCCTCGTGAAAGAGATGTGTTGAGATTACGCTACGGCTTAGATGATGGTCGCATGAAAACCTTGGAAGAAATCGGACAGATTTTCAACGTTACCCGTGAACGCATCCGCCAAATAGAGGCTAAAGCACTCCGCAAGTTACGTCACCCCAATCGTAACAGCGTCCTCAAGGAATATATTCGTTAAGGTGACTGGGGACTGGGCATTGGGTTATTCATTTTCCCCTGCCTCCTGCCTCCTGCCTTCTGCCTCCTGCCTCCTGACTCCTAAAAACTGAAAAACCTGGTGGTTAATTACAACCACCAGGTTTTTTAGGTTACAAAAAATTTTGCATTTCAAAATTTACAGAATACCCCAGAAGTGCAGGAAGCCTTGGCCAGAGAATAACTCAATTAACGTGGCTGCTAAAAAGCCAATCATTGCCAAGCGACCATTCCAAATTTCAGCTTGGGGAGTAAAGCCCCAACGCCAAGCATTGCGATCTTCAGGTACAGAAGTAATAGTTTTTGTTGCATTAGTCATGGTTCGCACTCCAAACTATGTTTACTAAGCTTTATTGCCTTATGTAAACTAATATAACAATTTTTTTCAGAAATGCAATATTGATTTATGTTTGTGTAGAGATTTGTGAACATAATTTAACAAATCTTATAAATTGATTAGCCAACAGGTGACAAGAATGTTGTCACCCTGAACTTCCAAGCTCAACTTCTAAATTTACGATCGCACCTCAAAAACGTTGATAATTACCTCATCTCTGTTGACTTGTAAAACACTTTCACCCTTAGCATCTCTGTCTAAGATAGGCACAGAGTCTACAGGTATTCTCACCACCCGCTCCTTATTAGTCACTAATGCCACATCTGTACCAGGGATAGCACGTACCATTCCCGCCAAATGATCAGTTTTGTTATGAAATTTGAGGATTTGTATACCTAAATCACCGCGATTAGCTGCTCTTAAATTACTGGCGGGTATTCGCTTGGCGTATCCTTCTTGAGTAACCAGCAATAACTGATCATCTTTACCAACATTCGCACAGCCGACCATTTGCTGATTTTTTACCAAACGGAAAGCTTGTAAACCCATTGCTGCACGTCCCATAATTGGCAATTGTTCATCATTAACAGCAAATCGCAACAAGCGGCCGCCAGAACTAGCTAAAATCAGATGTTGACCTGTGGTGGTGAACTCAGTAAAAGACAATTCATCATCATCTTTGAGTTTTAAAATCGTAATTCCGCGCCGACTAAGATTAGCAAATTCCTCCAAAGCCAGACGCTTAATGCGCCCTTGTTTTGTCAGCAGTACAATTTGATTAATTTCAGGATCTTCTGGCAGCACAAAGCGGCTAACAATACCTTCTACATTGGCTTGAGCCGTACTGGTAAGCATGGTAATTAAAGGTGTTCCCCGTGGAGAACGTCCAGTTGTGGCGGGAATATCTCCCACCTTCACAGGGTAAACTTTGCCCCCAGTATTGAGGATGAGCAAATCTTGATTGGTATCAGTTACCTCTGTTTGAATAATGAAGTCATTTTCATGCAAACTGTTTTCAGTTTTTGGCTTCTTCCCATTAGGAGAAAGACGACGTACATAACCGCGCTGGGTAAATTCTAAAATAGCTGCTTCTGGGGGGTGTTCCGATTTTAGATTTTGGATTTTGGATTTTGGATCGTCTGTTTCTAATTTTCCATGTTCTTGTTTAACTGGGATATCGCTGATGGCGGAAATTTTAGTGCGTCTTTTATCGACATATTTGCGTTTTAGAGTTCGCAAATCCTTTTTTAAAGACTTCAGTAATTCCCGTCGGTCTTCCAGTAATCTCCGCAATGAGGTAATTTGCTCGTTGAGGTCATTAAATTCCTGCTGTAAGTTTTGTTGTTCTAAACTGGTGAGACGGCGTAATGGCATGGCTAAAATGGCATCCGCTTGTACTTCACTTAAATCTAACTGACTACAAAGAGTCATTTTGGCTGTACTACCATCGGCAGCGTGCCGTAAAATAGCGATTACTTCATCTAAGTTAGATAAAGCTGTTAATAAACCAGTGACGATATTTAAACGATTTTCAGCTTTACCTAACTCATAACTGTAGCGACGATTAAGAGTATGTTCTCGGAAATTGAGAAACTCCTGTAACATTTGCCGCAAGCTTAACTGACGGGGTTGTCCATCCACCAAAGCTAAAAGAATCGCCCCAAAAGTAGTTTGTAGGGCTGTTTGGTGATACAGATGCTGAAGAACATCCTGGGGGTTGGTATCGCGTTTGAGTTCAATAACTACTCGCATTCCCTCACGATCGCTCTCATCTCGCAAATCAGAAATGCCGTGTAAACGACCTTGATTGACCAAATCAGCGACTTTTTCAATCCAGCCGGCTTTATTCACTTGATACGGTAATTCTGTAACTATAATTGCCGTCCGGCGCTTACTTCCCCTAGTTGGCATAACTTCTTCTAGGGTAGCTACACCCCGGAGAACGATCCCACCTTTACCTGTAGTGTATGCTTCTCGAATGCCTGAGTTACCAACAATTTCCCCACCTGTAGGAAAATCGGGACCAGGAATTAACTCAAATAACTTCTCATCTTTTAAATCTGGATTATCAATTAAAGCTATTAAACCATCGACTATTTCCCCTAAATTATGGGGTGGAATATTTGTAGCCATCCCCACAGCAATACCAGCACAGCCATTAAGCAAGAGAAATGGTAACTGAGCAGGTAATACTGTGGGTTCTTGTTGGGAATTATCGAAATTTCCGATAAATTCTACAGTTTCTTCGCCAATTTCCGCCAGCATTCCCTCGTGACTTACTGGTGCAAGGCGCGTCTCTGTATAACGCATCGCCGCTGGTGGGTCATTATCCACACTGCCAAAGTTACCATGTCCGGCTAATAAGGGGTAACGGCTAGAAAAATCCTGTACTAACCTGACTAGGGCATCGTAAACAGCTTGATCTCCGTGGGGATGGTACTTACCTAATACGTCACCAACTACGCGAGCGCATTTGCGATAAGGTCTATCTGGTGTTAAACCGAGTTCGTGCATGGCGTACAAAATCCGCCGATGCACAGGCTTTAAGCCATCACGCACGTCCGGTAATGCCCGCCCGACTATCACACTCATGGCATATTCTAGATAAGACCGTTGCATCTCGGTGTGCAGGGGTGTTGGAATTACCTGTCCCGTGGAGAGAAGGTTTAACTGTTGTGCCATGAGTTTTTTCCCTGAATTCTAACTATACAAAAATCGCTGTAACTTACCACTGTAACAACCACAGCATCACCAATGAAATAGCATTCCTCACACAATCTTGATTCTCAGAGGATAAAAAACCGTAGTATTATCCTTGATGTTGGGGATACACATTGATTATTAAACGGGTGGCACATATTATTTGCTACATAAGTCTTATACCAAATTGGTAGCGGTTATACTGTTTCAAATTATGGAAACAACTTAACCATCAACACTTCCCCATCGAAAATCCCAAAGCAGAAATCCAATATTGCTTGTCATCCTCCCATATCCACCCTAATTTAAATTCTCATGAAAACAGTTTTAATTGTCGAAGATGATTTGATTAATGCTCGTGTTTTTTCCAAGATTTTGACCAAACGTGGTGGCTTGGGGGTAAAACACACGGAAGATGTGGAAGAAGTAATGAAAATTGCCCAAGCTGGGGAAGCTGATTTGATTTTAATGGATGTTTCTCTGTCACGTAGTATTTATCAAGGCAAGTCTGTTGATGGTATCAAAATTACACAAATGTTAAAATCTGACCCAACAACCGCAAATTTACCTGTAATTTTGGTGACTGCACACGCTATGGAAGGCGATCGCGAGAACTTTCTTGAACAAAGTGGTGCTGATGGCTACATCTCAAAACCAGTTGTTGACCATGAGCAATTTGTTGAGCAAATCATGGCACTTCTACCCAAAGAGGAGTCTTGAGTATTGATCACTGATATTAACAGGGTTCATCCATAACTTTCACCCATAAATATGGGGAAATATTTTGTATTTTGGGCTAATTCTCTATTTTGGACTACTTCTCTGTCTCTTTAGAATATATGTACTATAAATGAGGCAATTTAGGCAAGTATTCTTGATCCTCTCTCCGCTAACCCCAGGGGTGTAGCGGGAGATTTTTGGGACTTTTTGGGGAAAAGGTCTCTACCGTGGAGTTGCTGGATCGGGTATGATTACATCTTCCTGTGGATATAGGGCTGATTGCATTTGGGGTAAATCCAAGAATTTTTTAGCATCTAGTAACAGGCGTGTACCCCAAAGGTTTTGTTTAAGAAAATCTAATTCTGCATAGCGTAGGTCTAGGCGGAGTGCTTCTTGCCCTATTGCTAAACCTTGTTGGCTATCGCCTTGAGTATACAGTGCTACTGCTAGTGCTAATAAAGGTTCTGCTGCTTTTTTGTCAATAGCAATTGCCTCTTGCCATTTCTTTATTGCGCCTTCAACATCCCCTTGTTCGTATTTAATTAAGCCAATGTTGTTAACTGCTGGCCAGAATTTTTTATCTTGGGATACAGATTCATTAAGTTTGGCGATCGCTTCTGGTAAACGACCTAACATATAATAAGCATTTCCCAGATCAAACAAGCCTTCTGGATCATTGGGTTTTAACTTCAACCCAGCTTGATAATAGTTGGCTGAAGCTGGATAATTTTCTTTCTGAAAATTAGCTGAACCTATAGCAAAAAGAACATCCGCATTTTTGGGATTGAGAGTTTGTGCTTTTTTCAAAGCGGCGATCGCTGCATCAAACTCTTTTGTCTGCAAATGTAATCCACCTAACAGGAACCATACTTTATCATTTTTAGGAGCCAATTGAGTCGCCAGCCTGGCTCTGGGTAAAGCCATATCAATTTGCTGAAATTGAGCTAATTGAGCAGCTTCTTGAGCCAAGCTCAAACCCTGCTTCTCTAACTTAGCTGTATCAATCTCTACTGTATGAGGTATTAGTGCCTGTGCGTGAACTGCTTGGGGCAGATTCCATAAACCACAGACAATTAGAAAAGAAATAAAATTAAGGTGTTTTGGCACACTACCGCCTCTTAGCCACAAATCAATTCATCTTTACCGTTAGCTTAGACGATTTCCACCGTAGACGACAGGTAAATTTTACAGAAGACTGGTGATTGGTGATTGGTGATTGGTGATTGGTGATTGGTGATTGGTGATTGGTGATTGGTGATTGGTGATTGGTGATTGGTGATTGGTGATTGGTGATTGGTGATTGGTGATTGGTGATTGGTGATTGGTGAAGAAAATTTTAGATTTTAGATTGGAGATAATCCAAACAATCCAAAATCCAAAATCCAAAATCCAAAATTTAATCGCCCAATGCCCTGTTGACATATATTTTGAAATCAGGTATTTTAATAAGTAATTACATACTTATTTATGGGACGGATAGCAAAAATCACCAATCAGCAAATTTTAGATGCAGCCCGTGAAATCTTTCTGGAGCAAGGTTTTGGGGCTTCTACTTTAGAAATTGCTCAAAAGGCAGGGATTTCAGAAGCGTCTATTTTCAAACGTTTCTCTACCAAAGAAGAACTTTTTTTGGCATCAATGGGGATACCTGAGAAATCACCTTGGGGAAAAAAACTTGATGCTGTGGTAGGAAAAGGAAATCTGAAACAAAATCTGAGCGATTTGAGTCTAGAGATTTTAGAATTCAATCGTCAAGTGATGCCACGATTGATGATGTTGCGATCGCGTGGTAATTTATTGCCAGAAATGTTCAATCGAGCAGATTCTAGACCTAGCCGAGATTTGAAAACATTTACCAAATTTTTAGAGAAGGAAATAGAAAATGGCAGAATCCGCCCCTGTGATCCCCAAACTATTGCTATGATATTGTTAGGTTCACTGATGAACTTTGTGTTTTTAGAGCAGATGCACCCCAAAGGAGATGTACCCGCAGATGAGCAAAAGTTTGTCCAGAACTTAGTTGAGATTATTTGGCAAGGAATTTCACCCATTGAAAATTAATCACTTCACGCCCAAGATATTTTCCCAAGATATTTTCCCAAGATATTTTTTTGGGCAATTAATAAGTGATTACTTGCATTTTATTGGTCAAGTCAGTTGACTGACGAAAAGTTCATAGGTTTTATTTGCTGGTTTTATTCACAGGTTAGGTCAAGTCACCCGATCAGGTGATGGCTGACTATAAAATTAATAGGTAAGATAAATCCAAATCAATCAATAAAACCAATCATATCAATAAATTTATCTGGATTTATTGAAGTTGATAATTTATATGAATCACATTTAAATTATTGATTGGAAAATCAGGAAAAAAGCATTAAAATTTAAATAGCCTTGATGAAATTTTAGTTGAGAATTTTCAGTTAAAAATTTCTGTTTTAAGAAAAACTAACTTAGCAAATAACATGAGCAGTAAAACATTGAATATTTAATTTATAATTTATATTTATCCTTTGATGAATCTGATTAATCCAAAATCCAAAATCCAAAATCTAAACTCTAAAATATCATGACTACTCACATAGAAATTCCGCTGATAGGCAAAAAAATAAAATACCCATTGCGCTGGTTAACGGGAATAATGGCATCTGGTATTTTAATAATTGGTGCAACCACAGCGATCAAAATAGCGAACCCAGAAAACCGAAAACAAGACATTAGTAAACTCACAGTTCCAGTGACAGAAAAAAGCGTCACCGTGAGGATTACAGCGAGTGGGAAAGTGCAACCAGTACAAAGCGTGAATATTAGCCCGAAAAGTCCGGGATTATTGGCAGAATTAAACGTTGAACAGGGGGAAAAAGTCGAAAAAGGACAGATTATAGCCCGCATGGATAATTCTGAAATCAAAATGCGGATACTTCAGTATCAAGCTAACTTAGAACAGGCCAAGGCACAATTAGCAGAAAGCGAAGCAGGGAGTCGTCCTGAAGAAATTGCCCAAGCAAAAGCGAGGTTAGCACAGGCACAAGCTCAGTTAGCTGTAATTCGTGCTGGTAATCGTAATCAGGAAATTGATCAAGCTAGGGCTGCGGTAGATGCAGCTAAAGCGCAAGTGGAATTAACTCAATCCAGAGTTAAGCGTTACCAAGCTTTAGCTAAAGAAGGTGCTGTTTCTCAGGATACTTTAGACCAGTACATTACTGAAGATAGAAAAGCAAAAGCCAGTTTAGAAGAAGCACAAAGGCGATTATCTTTGCAAAAAGCTGGAAACCGTGATGAAGATATCAAAAGACAAGAAGCAGTAGTTACCCAAGAAAGGGAAGCATTGCGAAAGTTAGAAAATGGTAGTCGTCCTGAAGAAATTACTCGTTTGAGAGCAGTTGTAGCTGCTGCCAATGCTCAATTAAGACAGCAACAAGTACAATTAGAAGATACAATTATCCGCGCTCCTTTTACCGGAATTGTGACTCAAAGATATGCCACATTAGGAGGTTATGTTAGTCCTGCGATTTCCGCTTCTAGTAATGCTTCTGCTACTTCCACTTCAATTATTGCTTTAGCTAGAGGTTTAGAAATTTTGGCGAATGTTCCTGAAACTGATATTGGGAGAATTAAACAAGGACAAGAAGTAGAAATTGCTGCTGATGCTTATCCAGATCAAGTGTTTAAAGGGCGTGTGCGTTTAATTGCTCCTGAAGCAGTTGTAGAACAAGGTGTAACATCGTTTCAGGTGCGGATAAATATTGATAGTGGTGTGGATAAATTGCGTTCTGGTTTAAATGTGGATGTGACATTTTTGGGCGATCGCATTAATGACGCTTTAACTATTCCCACCGTTGCTATTCTCACGGAAAATGGAAAAACCGGGGTATTAGTACCAGATGAAAATAATAAACCCCAGTTTCGAGAAATTACGATTGGTACACAAATTAAAAACGAAACTCAGGTTTTAGAAGGAGTAAAAACGGGAGATTTGATATTTGTTAATCCTCCTAAAGATTACAAGATTAAAAAATAAAGGTGACAGGTGATAGGTGACAGTTAAGAGTTTTTACCAATTACCAATTACCAATTACCAATTACCAATTACCAATTACCAATTACCAATTACCAATTACCAATACAAAATCTAAAATCCAAAATCAAACGTCTTATGAATTTTTTAGAAAGTGTCCAAATGGCAGGTAAAACCCTGTTATCAAATAAATTAAGAACTGTTTTAACAATGCTGGGAATTATTATTGGTAATAGCTCAGTAATTGCAATGATTGGTATTGGTGAAGGTGGACAAAAATTTGTTGACAATCAATTAAACTCCTTGGGTCCCAATGTTTTATTTGTGATTCCTGGTAATGAAGAAGTTCAGCGAGTTTCTAGAGATGTTGTGAGAACTTTAGTTTTAGAAGATGCGAATGCAATTGATACTCAAGTTCCCACAATAGCAGAAACTACAGCAGAATTAAATAGTAGACAGGTTGTTACTTATAAAAACAGAAATACCAATGTGAATATTATTGGTACAACTCCTAGTTTTTTAAAAGTTCGTGATTTTGAAGTAGCGACGGGTAGATTTTTCACCGACATAGATATGAAGCGCAGTAACCAAGTTGTGGTTTTAGGTGCGACATTAAAAGAAAAACTTTTTGGTGATAAAAATCCTATTAGTCAACAAATTAGAATCAAAAATACCAGCTTTCAAGTAATTGGTGTTTTAACAGAAAAAGGTTCAAATTTGGGTGTAAATTATGATGATTCTGCATTAGTTCCAATTATTACAGCCGCAAATCGTTTAGTGGGTAAAACCTCACCTTATGGTTTAGAAGTAACTTATATTGTTGCTTCTGCTAAAGATGCTGATAGTGTAGATGCAGCAGAATTTCAAATCACTAATTTACTGCGACAAAGACATAAATTAGTGGGGGAAAATGACTTTACTATTCGTACCCAAAAAGATGCTTTAGAAACAGTTGGTCAAATTTCCGGTGCTTTGACTATCATGTTAACAGGAGTTGCGGCTATTTCTTTGTTTGTTGGTGGTATTGGAATTATGAATATTATGTTAGTTTCTGTGACTGAACGTACCCAAGAAATTGGTTTAAGAAAAGCCATAGGTGCTACCCAACAAGATATTTTACTTCAGTTTATGATTGAGGCGGTTATTGTTTCTGTAATTGGTGGTTTGGTGGGGACTGCTGTGGGTGTTGGTGGTATAATGTTAGTGGCTGCTATCAGTCCTTTAGAAGCAAGTATTTCTTTTGTTTCTATTAGTATGGCGGTGGGTATTTCTGGAGGAATTGGTTTATTTTTTGGTGTTGTGCCAGCGCGTCGTGCGGCACAACTTGATCCTATTGTGGCGTTGAGGAGTGCGTAGATAATTTAAAATGTCTGAATTAGGATTTCCGGGATTTAAGGATTTACAGGATGTGATATTAAATGGCTATGATTTAGGAGCAAATTTCCATCCTAATATCGTTCTTTTATATGTTGGGGAATGTGTCTAGAGGCTTCACCTATGATCATATAATCATAAAGCACTGCTTTTACTACCAGCTTATTTTCAGAAAAATTCTCAAATGTCAATCCTTGAGTATATTCTCTAATATTATAAGAGGGTGTTTGAAAAGTTTTGGATCGTGATTTTAGGCACCCCCCTGATCCCCCCTAACCCCCCTTAAAAAGGGGGGAACTAGAGTCAAAGTCCCCCTTTTCAAGGGGGATTTAGGGGGATCTATAAATATTTGATACACCATCAGTGACTTTTAAAACATCCTCTAAGCTGCTGTGAGAATATCCTGAATACGAAGTTGCCAATTTCTAGAAGACATAAATAACATCCTTTAAAATTGGTTGGCGTAAATGTTCGCGTAAAGCATCTTTCGTTCCCAGATCAATTTCACATTTTAGTAAGTCCTGAATATAGAGTTTAGCTTCAATAAACTGAAATAAACTCATAGATTCAGATAGTTCTGCTAATAAATCTACATCACTATTAGCATGAGCTTAATTTCTAGCAACAGAACCAAATAACTCCAAAGATATTACTCCTAAATTTTGTAATTACTGTTGATGTTTTCTGAGAATTTGTAAAACTTCTTCACGGTTCATACTTGACTATTTATCCTTATTTTTCTGCAAGAAGTTTCGTGGTTAGACTTTAATGATTTTCCAGGATTTAATTAATCCTAACCTACTTAATTGTCATTTGATTGTATTTACATTATAATATGATAATTACAGAAAACCACTTTTGTAAACTAACCATTAAAAAATTAACAGAAAATTAAATGTCTATGTCTAATACTCTCACTATTCATGATTCTCTGTCTCCCAACTCTGAACCCAAACCAGAAATTATCCGTCTAGAAAATATATTTAAAGTCTACGGAATGGGGGAAACGGAAGTACAAGCATTAAATGATATCAACTTATCTATTCATGAAGGTGAATATTGTGCCATTATGGGTCCTTCTGGTTCGGGAAAATCAACCGCGATGAATATTATCGGTTGTTTAGATCGTCCCAGTTCGGGAAATTATTATTTACATAATATCAATGTTGCCCAAATGAATGATCAGGACTTAGCACATATTAGAAATAAAAAGCTGGGTTTTGTATTTCAACAATTTCATTTATTACCCCAACTCACAGCTTTAGAAAATGTGATGTTACCAATGGTTTATGCTGGGGTAAAACCTAGTGAAAGAAAAGAACGCGCTGCGGAAGCATTAATAAAAGTTGGTTTGGAAAAACGTTTAAATAATAAACCTACTCAGTTATCAGGAGGACAACAACAAAGAGTAGCGATCGCCCGTGCAATTGTCAACCGTCCTGTGGTACTTTTAGCAGATGAACCTACCGGTGCTTTAGACTCTCGCACTACTCAAGAAGTTTTAGATATTTTTGGTGAATTAAATAGTACGGGAATTACAGTTGTGATGGTGACTCATGAAACGGAAGTTGCTAGTCAAACTAAACGCATTGTTTGGTTTCGTGATGGAAAAGTTGTACACTCTCACTTAACACCAAAAGAGTTACATCAACTCGTAGCTGCTTAATTTACACCAGGAGTTAGGTGACAGGTGACAGTAAAAAGGCAAAAGGCAAAAGGTTATTCTTACCAATTACCAATTACCAATTACCAATTACCTGTTTTAACATTGTTTCACCACTTCTAATAATTCACTGGGATGATCAATTAAAAAATCAGGATTTTCCTTAGCTAATGCTTCAGGAGAATTAAAACCCCAAGTAACAGCAACAACTTTAATATGGGCTTTTTTAGCAGCTTCTATATCTCTGGTTTCATCTCCCACATAAATCACTGTTTGTGGTTTGATTTGCCTTTGTCTGAATACATTATTAATTATAGTTGTTTTCCCAAAAATTGTTACTCCTGAATGGATAAATTCAAATAGATCATCTAAATGATGAAATTTGAGAAATTCACTCACGTTTTCTTGAGAATTAGAAGTGATAATTCCCAATCTATATCCCTGATTTTTGAGTTCTATGAGTGCTTCTGGCATTCCTGGTATAGATTCTAAATCTTTGATTTTGGTTTTTAATTCACCTTTCACTTTTTTTACTAAAAAAGGTATTCTTAACAAAGAAACACCTGAATATTTAATAATTTCTCTAGCGGTTAAATTCCTTAATACAGTCAGTTCATTAGCAGAGATTTGTATATAACCAAACTCTACAGCTAAACGATTTGCAATATTTACAAGAGCATCTACTGTATCTGCAATTGTTCCATCAAAATCAAAGATTATTACTTTCTGAGTCATTCTTTAGCCTAGATGAGTCAAGATTAGCACCGGCATTTCTTCGTAACATTTCGGGTTTAATGCGTCGCAAGGCTGATGCTGTAAATCGTCTATCCCACTCCTCATCTGTGATTTGCGCTAATTCTACCAGCTTGGGTGCTAAATTTTCAGGATATGGGTAAAAATCTGTAACATCAGTTATTTGAGCAAAACGCTGATTCCAAGGACATACATCTTGACAAATATCACAACCCGCAACCCATCCATGCAAGTTAGTTTTGATATTTTCTGGTAATGTTTCTGCTCGATTTTCAATAGTGTGATAAGCAATGCACTGATTAGCATCTACTACAAAAGGCTGCGTAATTGCCCCAGTAGGACAAGCTTGGATACATCTTGTGCAAGTACCGCAATGTTGGGTAGCTGGGCGATCGCTCTCTAACTCGATATTAGTTAATACTTCTCCTAAAAATACCCAAGATCCATACTCTCTAGTAATTACATTACCATTTTTGGCAATCCAACCAATACCAGCTTTTTGCGCCCACACTTTATCTTGTACTGGTCCTGTGTCTGCATAATATCTGGCTTTTATACCTCCACCCTGTGATTCTAACCAGGTAGCCAGTTGTTTTAGTTTCTTGTGCAGTACCTTATGATAATCCCTTCCCCAGCCATAACGGGAAATTTTCGCGTATTCTTGCCCTTTTTGATGTTGATGCGGTGTGTAATAATTTAACGCCACACAAATCAGCGATCGCACTTCTGGCATTACCAAACTAATATTCTGACGTTTTGGGTTTCCCATCCATTCCATATCAGCGTGATAACCCATCTCCATCCATGCTTGCAACCTTTGAACCTCTGTAGCGTCTACCCCTTCTACAGCAGCAATACCCACTTTGTGAAAGCCTATCTCTTGGGCTTTCTCTTTGATGACGCTGCTAGTTAAGGCACACTCGTTCATGTTTACACTCCTTCCTGGTGTAGTTGCCAAGTTTTTGTGTTAATGAACCGCAAAGTACGCAAAGTACATAAAGAAAGTACACAAAGGAATAGTAGGAGTAATCAGAAAAACAACTTTGAGATTATACACAATATCGTAAATATTTTCATTTGATCTCCTTA contains:
- the rpoD gene encoding RNA polymerase sigma factor RpoD; protein product: MNQANNVLDIDYRPDLEINPPDIEEELLLIEDEEDLLLVDDGDIDDFLEPQTDEDDAKSGKAAKSRRRTQSKKKHFTEDSIRLYLQEIGRIRLLRADEEIELARKIADLLELERVRDHLYEQLEREPEFKEWAEAVKLPLPTFRYRLHVGRRAKDKMVQSNLRLVVSIAKKYMNRGLSFQDLIQEGSLGLIRAAEKFDHEKGYKFSTYATWWIRQAITRAIADQSRTIRLPVHLYETISRIKKTTKLLSQEMGRKPTEEEIATRMEMTIEKLRFIAKSAQLPISLETPIGKEEDSRLGDFIESDGETPEDQVSKNLLREDLEKVLDSLSPRERDVLRLRYGLDDGRMKTLEEIGQIFNVTRERIRQIEAKALRKLRHPNRNSVLKEYIR
- a CDS encoding chlorophyll a/b-binding protein; protein product: MTNATKTITSVPEDRNAWRWGFTPQAEIWNGRLAMIGFLAATLIELFSGQGFLHFWGIL
- the gyrA gene encoding DNA gyrase subunit A; its protein translation is MAQQLNLLSTGQVIPTPLHTEMQRSYLEYAMSVIVGRALPDVRDGLKPVHRRILYAMHELGLTPDRPYRKCARVVGDVLGKYHPHGDQAVYDALVRLVQDFSSRYPLLAGHGNFGSVDNDPPAAMRYTETRLAPVSHEGMLAEIGEETVEFIGNFDNSQQEPTVLPAQLPFLLLNGCAGIAVGMATNIPPHNLGEIVDGLIALIDNPDLKDEKLFELIPGPDFPTGGEIVGNSGIREAYTTGKGGIVLRGVATLEEVMPTRGSKRRTAIIVTELPYQVNKAGWIEKVADLVNQGRLHGISDLRDESDREGMRVVIELKRDTNPQDVLQHLYHQTALQTTFGAILLALVDGQPRQLSLRQMLQEFLNFREHTLNRRYSYELGKAENRLNIVTGLLTALSNLDEVIAILRHAADGSTAKMTLCSQLDLSEVQADAILAMPLRRLTSLEQQNLQQEFNDLNEQITSLRRLLEDRRELLKSLKKDLRTLKRKYVDKRRTKISAISDIPVKQEHGKLETDDPKSKIQNLKSEHPPEAAILEFTQRGYVRRLSPNGKKPKTENSLHENDFIIQTEVTDTNQDLLILNTGGKVYPVKVGDIPATTGRSPRGTPLITMLTSTAQANVEGIVSRFVLPEDPEINQIVLLTKQGRIKRLALEEFANLSRRGITILKLKDDDELSFTEFTTTGQHLILASSGGRLLRFAVNDEQLPIMGRAAMGLQAFRLVKNQQMVGCANVGKDDQLLLVTQEGYAKRIPASNLRAANRGDLGIQILKFHNKTDHLAGMVRAIPGTDVALVTNKERVVRIPVDSVPILDRDAKGESVLQVNRDEVIINVFEVRS
- a CDS encoding response regulator, with translation MKTVLIVEDDLINARVFSKILTKRGGLGVKHTEDVEEVMKIAQAGEADLILMDVSLSRSIYQGKSVDGIKITQMLKSDPTTANLPVILVTAHAMEGDRENFLEQSGADGYISKPVVDHEQFVEQIMALLPKEES
- a CDS encoding tetratricopeptide repeat protein, with the protein product MPKHLNFISFLIVCGLWNLPQAVHAQALIPHTVEIDTAKLEKQGLSLAQEAAQLAQFQQIDMALPRARLATQLAPKNDKVWFLLGGLHLQTKEFDAAIAALKKAQTLNPKNADVLFAIGSANFQKENYPASANYYQAGLKLKPNDPEGLFDLGNAYYMLGRLPEAIAKLNESVSQDKKFWPAVNNIGLIKYEQGDVEGAIKKWQEAIAIDKKAAEPLLALAVALYTQGDSQQGLAIGQEALRLDLRYAELDFLKQNLWGTRLLLDAKKFLDLPQMQSALYPQEDVIIPDPATPR
- a CDS encoding TetR/AcrR family transcriptional regulator, translated to MGRIAKITNQQILDAAREIFLEQGFGASTLEIAQKAGISEASIFKRFSTKEELFLASMGIPEKSPWGKKLDAVVGKGNLKQNLSDLSLEILEFNRQVMPRLMMLRSRGNLLPEMFNRADSRPSRDLKTFTKFLEKEIENGRIRPCDPQTIAMILLGSLMNFVFLEQMHPKGDVPADEQKFVQNLVEIIWQGISPIEN